In a single window of the Pyrococcus sp. NA2 genome:
- a CDS encoding Mov34/MPN/PAD-1 family protein, producing the protein MKVKIRRELLELLLELARSFHPNEVAGFLREKNGIFEEVLLAPRGYFGPTSVYFDITLLPHDESVKGTFHSHPSPNPYPSEGDLTFFSKFGGVHIIVAFPYVEKSVKAFNSSGEEVEIEIID; encoded by the coding sequence ATGAAGGTAAAGATTAGAAGAGAGCTCCTGGAGCTTCTACTTGAGCTTGCTCGCTCATTTCATCCAAATGAAGTAGCTGGCTTTCTAAGAGAGAAGAATGGAATATTTGAGGAGGTTTTACTTGCTCCAAGGGGATACTTTGGCCCGACTTCAGTGTACTTTGACATAACCCTTCTTCCTCATGATGAGAGCGTGAAGGGAACCTTCCATTCCCATCCATCCCCAAATCCTTATCCTTCAGAGGGTGACTTAACGTTCTTCTCGAAGTTCGGAGGAGTCCACATAATAGTTGCCTTCCCCTACGTTGAGAAAAGCGTGAAGGCGTTCAACAGTAGTGGAGAGGAAGTTGAGATTGAAATCATTGACTGA